A window from bacterium encodes these proteins:
- a CDS encoding peptidyl-prolyl cis-trans isomerase — protein sequence MTTLRQGLRCRLSLATLGATVFIAAGAALNVFAATEGEHQNGNSKHAPLLPAGMDTVVIARVGNLDITAEEFLLSYEFGPAFVKKHGKPVERYLDFMINEKLLALDGYALGFAKDQEVATMLTEIEGDLATEELYRDDILSQVVIDEKELVQAIDKERIHLELKWLFAAGRADLAKYLAQLSQGAPFDTLFQQQLNDSVQIGNRSLATTRFRLEDSNPEMAQVVDTLSYGKVSPPIAAPDGFYLVKVTNKWTNAIMTQTEHAELKQAVLRALRQRQADALSDRYVNDLMRNQNPIINRRTFNILRALVGKTVLSPEKYQDWNLTGKLMSEAGPLDSLDMERYRNQTLVRLQNDNLLLGDFWTWYQARRAYIRFDSDSPQRFFASLKQMVWRSVRDKLLIDRARQRGLQERLTVRRQKQWWEEKLVYARMKQEMLDAIRLTEEQAKHFYQQKLRQYRDQTGMTLPYEKVTDQVRQDCYAEALARNLFRAVNVLKNKYPVQVNRAALEALPIEAAPDLKAFDLITAKKGGTFPRPATPTIDFDWKLWE from the coding sequence ATGACGACACTTCGCCAAGGCTTACGCTGCCGCCTGTCTCTTGCCACCCTCGGCGCGACAGTCTTTATCGCTGCCGGCGCTGCGCTGAATGTTTTTGCCGCGACTGAAGGCGAACACCAGAATGGCAATTCGAAGCATGCGCCGCTGCTGCCCGCCGGCATGGACACTGTCGTCATTGCGCGCGTCGGCAATCTCGATATTACCGCCGAAGAATTTCTATTGAGCTATGAATTCGGCCCGGCTTTCGTCAAGAAACATGGCAAGCCGGTTGAGCGCTATCTTGATTTCATGATCAATGAAAAACTGCTGGCGTTGGACGGCTATGCGCTCGGTTTTGCGAAAGACCAGGAAGTCGCGACGATGCTCACAGAAATCGAGGGCGATCTCGCCACCGAGGAGCTTTATCGTGATGACATCCTGAGCCAGGTCGTGATCGACGAGAAGGAGCTCGTTCAAGCGATCGACAAGGAACGCATTCACCTCGAATTGAAGTGGCTGTTTGCTGCGGGCCGCGCTGACCTCGCAAAGTATCTCGCCCAACTCTCGCAGGGCGCGCCGTTTGATACGCTTTTCCAGCAACAACTCAATGATTCCGTACAAATCGGAAATCGCTCCCTTGCGACCACACGATTTCGCCTGGAGGACTCGAATCCGGAAATGGCGCAGGTCGTCGACACGCTGTCGTACGGCAAGGTCTCACCGCCGATCGCAGCGCCGGATGGGTTCTATCTCGTCAAAGTCACGAACAAATGGACGAATGCCATCATGACGCAAACGGAACATGCGGAACTGAAACAAGCTGTGCTGCGCGCGCTGCGCCAGCGGCAGGCTGATGCGCTTTCTGACCGTTATGTCAATGACCTCATGCGAAATCAGAATCCTATCATTAACCGGCGAACTTTCAATATCCTGCGCGCGCTTGTTGGCAAAACCGTTCTTTCACCTGAAAAATACCAAGATTGGAATTTGACCGGAAAGTTGATGTCCGAAGCCGGCCCCCTCGACTCGCTCGACATGGAACGTTACCGCAATCAGACTTTGGTCCGTTTGCAGAACGACAACCTGCTGCTGGGTGATTTCTGGACTTGGTATCAAGCGCGCCGCGCTTACATCCGATTCGACAGCGATTCGCCACAGCGCTTCTTTGCATCGCTAAAGCAAATGGTCTGGCGCAGCGTGCGGGACAAGCTGCTCATCGACCGGGCGCGGCAACGAGGATTGCAAGAGCGGCTAACGGTTCGAAGGCAAAAGCAATGGTGGGAGGAAAAACTGGTTTACGCCAGAATGAAGCAGGAAATGCTCGACGCGATTCGCCTCACCGAGGAACAGGCGAAGCATTTCTATCAACAGAAGCTGCGGCAATATCGTGATCAAACCGGAATGACCCTGCCGTATGAGAAAGTGACGGACCAGGTGCGCCAGGATTGTTATGCTGAGGCATTGGCAAGAAATCTATTTCGCGCCGTCAACGTGTTGAAGAATAAATACCCGGTGCAGGTCAATCGCGCAGCGCTGGAGGCTCTACCCATCGAGGCGGCGCCGGACCTGAAAGCCTTTGACCTGATCACCGCGAAGAAGGGCGGCACCTTCCCTCGTCCCGCAACTCCGACGATTGATTTTGATTGGAAGCTGTGGGAATGA
- a CDS encoding T9SS type A sorting domain-containing protein encodes MLSPTKSLLPARIVFAIAAAFLLFTTSAAQQIAINRIEMMPNLPAPYDMRNWKQVALGYDSLVFDFDLAGQYLPLIWWRTNTVNYPNHISFGLHTVVGTTAPNSAEAINALPAVISASLVGIDKSQQNSQNWVLLCEEFFNRRPEENVYLNHPVTQSGDDWWYATMPNVFFYQLYDRYPNNGDFAFQFTSVANQWLQAVEKMGGRATPWNVPNMNYRGWYLATMTPHTAGVPEPEAAGAIAWLLYNAYVETGNLKYRHGAEWAMEFLSNWNSNPSYELQLPYGVYTAARMNAELGTTYDIAKMLNWCFEIGPLRQWGAIVENWGGYDCHGLIGEVGSNGYAFAMNTFEHIGALVPLVRYDDRFARALGKWVLNAANAARLFYPKYLPNQNQDSEEWSQQYDPNSYIAHEALRESAFGASPYATGDAISGGWGRTNLALYGSSHVGILGGIIATTNIEKILQLNVLETDHFHGNAYPTFLYFNPYEAEKSVEIEVGSGQHDLYDAVSNSFLQTGVSGKAAISIPANAAVLVAITPAGGEVTYDLDKMFVDGVVVDYRSGHAVSNYPPRIKGLAAKKSQLLLGESTTIYCTATDRNAEELSYTWQATGGTITGTGAQIDWTAPASQGNYTVQCFVHDGHGGRDSAIVQLEVLAAINHAPSIAALTARPGKIDLGATTELTCTANDPDGDTLSYSWLVASGTLTGSDSIVTWTAPISEGDYFIVCKIEDSRGGQAVDSIGVRVRDFSKTQTGDLVAFYPFNGNANDASGNGNNGTVAGALLVADRFGQANRAYAFDGVDDYVRIPNQPVLNFQQALTISFWMKIGQFYDREAYPISHGNWENRWKVSITNGGGRWTVKTNHSVNAGIKDLDSKTKFVVDKWYNLTALYSGSDFEIYVNGELDAFSSWSGALLQTTIDLMIGQVLPNNRNYNFKGVIDDVRIYNYALSVAEIENLYDLGTAVDSRQQNAVPFENALRQNYPNPFNAQTTIRYQLRHAGHVTIKIYDLLGHEVRLLADQQKPAGDYSVQWDGKNGHGRYVTSGIYVYEMKAGEFVERRKLIMLK; translated from the coding sequence ATGCTCAGCCCAACAAAATCGCTGCTGCCGGCACGAATTGTATTTGCCATCGCTGCGGCATTTTTGCTGTTCACCACCAGCGCGGCGCAGCAAATCGCCATCAATCGCATCGAGATGATGCCGAATCTGCCGGCGCCCTATGACATGCGCAATTGGAAGCAAGTGGCGCTGGGGTATGACTCGCTGGTCTTCGATTTCGACCTCGCCGGCCAGTATCTGCCGCTCATTTGGTGGCGCACCAACACCGTGAACTATCCCAACCATATCAGCTTTGGATTGCACACGGTGGTCGGCACCACGGCGCCCAACTCCGCTGAGGCCATTAATGCGCTGCCGGCGGTCATCAGCGCCAGTCTGGTGGGAATCGACAAGAGCCAGCAAAATAGCCAGAATTGGGTGTTGCTGTGCGAGGAGTTTTTCAACCGGCGGCCGGAGGAGAATGTCTACCTCAATCATCCGGTGACGCAAAGCGGCGATGATTGGTGGTACGCCACCATGCCCAATGTTTTTTTCTATCAGCTCTACGACCGGTATCCCAACAACGGCGATTTTGCCTTTCAATTCACTTCTGTTGCCAATCAGTGGTTGCAGGCTGTTGAGAAGATGGGTGGCCGCGCCACGCCGTGGAATGTTCCGAACATGAATTATCGCGGCTGGTATCTTGCCACCATGACGCCGCACACGGCCGGCGTGCCCGAACCGGAAGCTGCCGGCGCGATCGCTTGGCTGTTGTATAATGCTTATGTTGAAACCGGCAATTTGAAGTATCGCCACGGCGCCGAATGGGCCATGGAATTCTTGAGCAATTGGAATTCAAATCCCTCTTATGAACTGCAACTGCCCTACGGCGTCTACACCGCTGCGCGCATGAATGCCGAACTCGGAACAACGTACGACATTGCCAAAATGCTCAACTGGTGTTTCGAAATCGGGCCGCTGCGGCAATGGGGCGCCATCGTCGAGAATTGGGGCGGCTACGACTGCCACGGCTTGATCGGTGAAGTGGGCAGTAACGGCTATGCGTTTGCGATGAACACCTTCGAGCACATCGGCGCGCTGGTTCCGCTCGTGCGTTATGATGACCGCTTCGCCCGCGCCCTCGGCAAGTGGGTGCTGAATGCAGCCAATGCGGCGCGGCTGTTTTATCCCAAATATTTGCCCAATCAAAACCAGGACAGCGAAGAATGGTCGCAGCAATACGATCCCAACTCCTATATCGCACATGAAGCCTTGCGCGAATCTGCATTTGGCGCCAGCCCGTACGCCACCGGCGATGCCATCAGCGGCGGATGGGGAAGGACGAATCTGGCGTTGTATGGGTCATCGCATGTGGGCATCCTGGGCGGCATCATCGCCACGACCAATATCGAAAAGATTTTGCAACTGAATGTTTTGGAAACCGACCATTTTCATGGCAACGCGTATCCCACGTTTCTCTATTTCAATCCCTATGAGGCAGAGAAATCCGTTGAGATTGAAGTTGGCAGCGGTCAACATGATCTTTATGATGCTGTCAGTAACAGTTTTCTGCAAACTGGCGTGAGCGGAAAAGCCGCGATTTCAATTCCTGCCAATGCCGCAGTCTTGGTCGCAATTACCCCGGCCGGTGGCGAAGTGACCTACGATCTCGACAAAATGTTCGTCGATGGTGTCGTTGTCGATTATCGCTCCGGCCACGCTGTATCAAATTATCCGCCGCGCATCAAAGGCCTGGCCGCGAAAAAGTCGCAGCTACTCCTCGGCGAAAGTACGACGATCTATTGCACGGCGACTGATCGAAACGCGGAAGAATTATCCTACACGTGGCAAGCAACCGGCGGAACGATCACCGGCACGGGCGCACAGATTGACTGGACGGCGCCGGCTTCGCAGGGAAATTACACCGTTCAGTGTTTCGTGCATGATGGCCACGGCGGCCGCGACTCGGCGATAGTGCAACTCGAAGTCCTGGCCGCAATCAATCACGCCCCGAGCATTGCTGCGTTGACCGCCCGTCCCGGCAAGATCGATTTGGGCGCAACGACAGAATTGACCTGCACCGCGAATGATCCCGATGGCGATACCTTATCCTATTCCTGGCTGGTGGCAAGCGGCACGTTGACTGGCAGCGATTCGATTGTCACTTGGACAGCGCCGATAAGCGAAGGTGATTATTTCATTGTCTGCAAGATCGAAGATAGCCGCGGTGGTCAGGCGGTTGATAGCATCGGCGTGCGTGTTCGTGATTTCTCGAAAACTCAGACTGGTGATCTCGTTGCCTTCTATCCATTCAACGGCAATGCCAATGATGCAAGCGGCAACGGCAACAATGGCACGGTTGCCGGCGCGCTGCTTGTCGCTGATCGTTTTGGCCAAGCTAATCGTGCGTACGCTTTTGACGGCGTGGATGACTATGTTCGAATTCCAAATCAGCCCGTTCTCAATTTCCAGCAAGCCCTTACCATCAGCTTTTGGATGAAGATCGGGCAATTTTATGATCGCGAGGCTTATCCCATCTCACATGGCAATTGGGAAAACCGCTGGAAGGTTTCGATCACGAACGGCGGCGGCCGCTGGACGGTGAAAACCAATCATTCCGTCAATGCCGGTATCAAAGATTTGGATTCGAAAACCAAATTTGTTGTGGACAAGTGGTACAACCTCACCGCTCTCTACAGCGGCTCCGATTTCGAGATCTACGTGAACGGCGAGCTGGATGCTTTCTCTTCCTGGTCCGGCGCCCTCCTGCAAACCACGATTGATTTGATGATCGGGCAAGTTCTGCCCAACAATCGGAATTATAATTTCAAAGGTGTGATTGACGACGTTCGCATTTACAACTACGCGCTCTCCGTCGCGGAGATCGAAAATTTGTATGATCTAGGCACTGCTGTTGATAGCCGGCAACAGAATGCAGTGCCTTTCGAA